CGGACGTCGACGGGGTGACCCGGGCCGGCGCGGTCGCGGTGTTCGCCGGCACCCCGGACGGGCCGACCCGCACCGACCCGGTGCGGCTCGTGCAGGGCAGCGGGCACGTGCCCGGCTCACCGGAGGCGTACCGCCAGTTCGGCAACGCGGTCACCTCCGGCGACTACGACGCCGACGGCTACGCCGACCTCGCCGTCTGCACCAGCGGTGTGCGGTCGGGGGTGGGTGACATCGGCGTGCTGTTCGGCGGCGCCGACGGGTTCGCCGCCGGTGTCGCGCTGAACCTGCCGGACCTGTCGTTCCCCGGCTGTCGGTCGTCCGCCACCGCGGACATGGACCAGGACGGCTACGACGACCTGGTGCTCGGCGGCAGCGAGCTCGGCTGGGCCGCCGGCAGCGCGGACGCCCGCGACCAGGAGAGAGCTGGCCGGTCGAGGTGCTCGACCGCAGCACCGAGGAGGGTGTCAGCGGCGTGGCCGCCGGCGACCTGACCGGCGACGGCCGTCCCGACCTGGCGTACACCCTCTTCGGCAGCGAGGAGGAGGCGTACCTGCGGACGATGCTCAGCGAGCCGGACGGGCACACGGCCGGCGACGGTCGCACGTTCAGCCCTGCCCAGCTCCGGGTCGCCGTCGGCGACGTCAACGGTGACGGCCAGGCCGAGCTGGCGGTCGGCAATTCGGGCACTGCCCGCCATCGGGGCCGGGTGGAGATCTTCCCCGGCCGTGCCACCGGGCCGAACCTGGACGGGGCCAGGCAGGAGATCAACCAGAGCACGTCCGGGGTGCCGGGCACCGGCGAGGACAACGACGAGTTCGGCGACAGCGTCACCCTGCACGACGTCGACGACGACGGGTACGCGGACATCGCCATCGGGGTGCCTGGCGAGGACATCGGCCGCGTCGTCGACGCCGGCCGCATCGTCACCATCCCGGGCAGCGCACGCGGCCTGGCCACCGGCCGGACGACCGGGATCAACCAGGGCACACCGGACATCCCAGGCAGTGTAGAGCGAGGCGACGAGTTCGGCGGCTACGTCGACTACCGTGCCGGCACCGCCGCCGGCGCCGTCGGCCTGATGGTGGGCGCCCCCGGCGAGGACTCCGGCGAAGGCCGCACCTACGTCCTCGGCGACGACCAGGCCTGGTGGTTCAAGCCGAGCCACGCCGGCATCGAGGTCTAGGCCGCCCCGGCACAGGGCCAGCCACGCGAACAGCGCGGCTGGCCCACCGGGGTCACCCACCCGCGGCAGGCAGGGGCTCCGGTAGGTCCTGGACTCCAGCGTTCGCCGAGCAGGTCGGCGTACCCGCTGAGGAGTTCGCCCGGCCTGTGACTACCTCGCTTCCCCAGAACTACGCCGGGAGATCCACGGCACGTTTCCGGGTGTCGAGAATGTGGTGCTGGCTCCGTCCTTGGTGCACCAGTGGCCACGACGGGCCGCGCGACGAAGAAGGAGAACCACCATGACGATTCAGCGGATGGACAACGTCGGCATTGTCGTCGACGACCTTGAGACTGCCATTGCGTTCTACACCGAACTTGGCATGGAGCTGGAGGGTAAGGCTCCGATCGAGGGGCGTTGGGCGGCACGTGTCGTCGGGCTGGACGACCAACGAGTCGAGGTGGCGATGATGCGGACCCCGGACGGCCATGGGCGGATCGAGCTGGCAAAGTACCACACGCCGAAGGCCATCAGCGGCGTGCCGGCGGACGCCCCGGCGAACACGCTGGGCATTCGCCGCGTCATGTTCGCGGTCGACGACATCGATGACACGGTCGCCCGCCTGAGCACTCACGGCGCCGAACTCGTCGGTGAGGTGGCGCGGTACGAGGACAGCTACCGGCTCTGCTACGTCCGCGGCCCGGAGGGCATCGTCGTCGGCCTGGCCGAGCAGATCAGCTGACGGTCCGCGCGGCCGACCTGCGATGGACCGGGAACGACGACGGGAGGAGTAACCGTGCGACCGGACGAGATCACCGAGGTACTGAACCGACCGATCAGTCAGGAGCTGCTGGCTCGCGACGTGACCCGCTTGGCCTACGTCGCCAAGGACAGCACACCTCGCAATGTCCCGATCATCTTTACCTGGAACGGCTCGGAGATCGTCATGTGCACATCGAAGAACGCTCCGAAGCTTCAGGCCGTGAGCGAGAACCCGATGGTTGCCCTGACGATCGACACCGAGGTGCACCCGCCCAAGATCCTGCTCATCCGGGGTCGGGCCGAGCTGGACTTCGTCGCTGGCATCCCGGACGAGTACCTCCAGGCGACCAGCACCTACCAGATGACCCCCGAGCAGCGGGTCGAGTGGGAGGCGGAGGTACGTTCGCTCTACCACGACGGCATGGTCCGCGTCGTCGTGACCCCGAACTGGGCGAAGCTGATCGACTTCGAGACGACTCTGCCGAGCGTGGTCGAGGAGCTGGTCCGGCAGCGGGAGGAGCATCAGCACCGCTGAGCGGTACGCGGAGGCTGTGAAGTCCGCCAGAAAATTTCGCGATGGGATGTCGAGAACCCGCCCGCGGCTCCGTCCCCGACATGAACACGGCCACAATGGGCCGTACCTCACCAAGGAGAACATGATGGCCAAGTACCTGCTGCTCAAGCACTACCGGGGCGCGCCGGCACCGGTCAACGACGTGCCGATGGACCAGTGGACGCCGGAGGAGATCTCGGCCTACGTGCAGTACATGCAGGACTTCGCCGCTCGGCTCGAGGGCACCGGCGAGTTCGTCGACAGTCAGGCGCTCTCCCCGGAGGGCACGTTCGTCCGTCACGACGGCGAGGGGCGGCCGCCGGTCACCGACGGCCCGTTCGCGGAGACCAAGGACCTGATCGCCGGCTGGATGGTGATCGACGTCGAGACCTACGAGCGGGCGCTCGAGCTTGCCGGCGAGCTGTCGGCGGCTCCGGGTGCGGGTGGCAAGCCCATCCACGAGTGGCTCGAGCTGCGCCCGTTCTACGCCGAGCAGCCCACGGTCACCGAGTGAACGAGTCGCTGCTGCGGGAGCTGGTGCCCGCGGTGATCGGTGTCCTCGTCCGTCGCGGAGCTGACTTCGCGGTGGCCGAGGACGCCGTGCAGGACGCCCTGGTCGAGGCCGTGCGGGTGTGGCCGGACGACTCGCCGCGGGACCCCAAGGGCTGGCTGGTCACCGTGGCCTGGCGCAAGTTCCTCGACGCCGTCCGCGCCGATACCTCGCGACGGCACCGCGAGGTACGCGGCGAGACCGAACCCGTGCCCGGCCAGGGCGAGGCGGTGGACGACACGCTCCAGCTGTACTTCCTGTGCGCGCACCCCTCCCTGACACCGGCCTCGTCCGTCGCGCTCACGCTGCGCGCGGTCGGCGGCCTGACCACGCGTCAGATCGCACAGGCCTACCTCGTGCCGGAGGCGACCATGGCCCAGCGGATCAGCCGGGCCAAGCGGACCGTCTCGGGCGTCCGGTTCGACCAGTCCGGTGACGTCGCCACAGTGCTGCGCGTGCTCTACCTGGTCTTCAACGAGGGCTACTCAGGCGACGTCGACCTCGCCGCCGAGGCAATCCGGCTCACTCGCCAACTGGCGGCCAAGACTCAGCATGAGGAGGTCGCGGGCCTGCTGGCGCTCATGCTGCTGCACCACGCACGGCGCCCGGCACGGACCGGCTCCGACGGCAGGCTCGTGCCGCTTGCCGAGCAGGACCGCGGCCTGTGGAACACCCAACTGATCACCGAGGGCGTCGACGTGCTCCAGACGGCCCTCGCCCGCGACCGCCTGGGCGAGTTCCAGGCCCAGGCGGCCATCGCCGCGCTGCACGCCGACGCCCCGACGGCCGAGGAGACCGACTGGGTGCAGATCGTCGAGTGGTACGACGAACTGGTGCGCCTCACCGACAGCCCGGTGGCCCGCCTCAACCGGGCCGTCGCGGTCGGCGAGGCCGACGGCCCGCGCGCCGGCCTGGCCGCCCTGGCGGAACTCGACCCCGCCCTGCCCCGCCACACCGCCGTCGCGGCGTACCTGCACGAGCGTGACGGTGACCCAGTGACCGCGGCACGCCTCTACGCGGAAGCCGCCCGATCAGCACCCAACCTGGGGTGCTGGTAACGGCGCTGTCACCAGCCCCAATAGCGGGCGGTGGCAAGTAGTTGTGAACTTTGCGGGAATGATTGCGGTGCATGGAGCCGACCGAGGTTGACGTTGACGAGCTGATCGAGTTCTGGACCCTGTTGGATGAGGATCGAGAGCTGCTCGCCGGTAGGCGGGGCGCCACAGCGCTGGGT
This genomic stretch from Streptosporangiales bacterium harbors:
- a CDS encoding VOC family protein, with protein sequence MTIQRMDNVGIVVDDLETAIAFYTELGMELEGKAPIEGRWAARVVGLDDQRVEVAMMRTPDGHGRIELAKYHTPKAISGVPADAPANTLGIRRVMFAVDDIDDTVARLSTHGAELVGEVARYEDSYRLCYVRGPEGIVVGLAEQIS
- a CDS encoding pyridoxamine 5-phosphate oxidase, producing MRPDEITEVLNRPISQELLARDVTRLAYVAKDSTPRNVPIIFTWNGSEIVMCTSKNAPKLQAVSENPMVALTIDTEVHPPKILLIRGRAELDFVAGIPDEYLQATSTYQMTPEQRVEWEAEVRSLYHDGMVRVVVTPNWAKLIDFETTLPSVVEELVRQREEHQHR
- a CDS encoding RNA polymerase subunit sigma-24 yields the protein MNESLLRELVPAVIGVLVRRGADFAVAEDAVQDALVEAVRVWPDDSPRDPKGWLVTVAWRKFLDAVRADTSRRHREVRGETEPVPGQGEAVDDTLQLYFLCAHPSLTPASSVALTLRAVGGLTTRQIAQAYLVPEATMAQRISRAKRTVSGVRFDQSGDVATVLRVLYLVFNEGYSGDVDLAAEAIRLTRQLAAKTQHEEVAGLLALMLLHHARRPARTGSDGRLVPLAEQDRGLWNTQLITEGVDVLQTALARDRLGEFQAQAAIAALHADAPTAEETDWVQIVEWYDELVRLTDSPVARLNRAVAVGEADGPRAGLAALAELDPALPRHTAVAAYLHERDGDPVTAARLYAEAARSAPNLGCW